From a single Miscanthus floridulus cultivar M001 chromosome 8, ASM1932011v1, whole genome shotgun sequence genomic region:
- the LOC136477829 gene encoding ethylene-responsive transcription factor ERF054-like, translating into MEPVGRGGDGGGGGRGRGWKGKGVTSGSAAGRQLAPVLEDAPAAALLRPLKKIRSPDRRLNRSLSSLSSAPPSPDSSSVSSPLSPPATSLPSTRHIFPFAYDQAPAASTAAVVPASTAGSPRLLPLLQYPSVFQQPLPPQQHQQPLQHQQMISFGSSEQPHQQFGAAAAAAAPLFPPQLLAPEVQQQMLLRYWSEALNLSPRGFRGGAVQPALYQQLLRAPGPPTKLYRGVRQRHWGKWVAEIRLPRNRRRLWLGTFDTAEDAAMAYDREAFKLRGENAKLNFPDLFLGKGRVGGSGRTSASAAASCSSSSSSAPPTPDDNHTKQAQQHDGEQQPCNSEAKPLLPETEQGKSSEPEPDPQLQSAGHQGGDGNAVMFQPSVASGGVWGPADEAWFSAWGPGSSVWDYDMDNADGLFLQSRFASEATSMDYVSSAPAAPAAPAVGTAVASAASLSPPPPPRPPPPRSPTYMWKD; encoded by the coding sequence atGGAGCCGGTGGGCAGGGGCggggacggcggcggtggaggccgcGGGAGGGGCTGGAAGGGGAAGGGCGTGACCTCGGGCTCCGCCGCGGGCAGGCAGCTGGCGCCAGTTTTAGAAGACGCGCCGGCGGCCGCATTGCTCCGGCCCCTGAAGAAGATCCGCAGCCCGGACCGCCGCCTCAACCGCTCCCTGTCCTCGCTCTCGTCGGCTCCGCCTTCCCCTGACTCGTCCTCTGTTTCCAGCCCCTTGTCGCCGCCGGCAACGTCGCTGCCATCGACGCGACACATATTTCCGTTCGCGTACGATCAGGCTCCGGCGGCATCGACGGCAGCGGTGGTGCCAGCGTCCACGGCTGGGTCGCCGAGGCTCCTGCCGCTGCTGCAGTACCCCAGCGTGTTCCAGCAGCCTCTGCCGCCGCAGCAGCATCAGCAGCCTTTGCAGCACCAGCAGATGATTTCgttcggaagcagcgagcagccgCACCAACAGTTcggggcggcggcagcggcggcggctcctcTGTTCCCGCCGCAGCTCCTGGCGCCGGAGGTGCAGCAGCAAATGCTGCTACGCTACTGGAGCGAGGCGCTGAACCTGAGCCCCCGCGGGTTCCGCGGCGGGGCCGTGCAGCCGGCGCTGTACCAGCAGCTGCTGCGCGCGCCGGGCCCGCCCACCAAGCTCTACCGCGGCGTGCGGCAGCGCCACTGGGGGAAGTGGGTGGCGGAGATCCGCCTCCCGCGGAACCGCAGGCGCCTGTGGCTCGGCACCTTCGACACCGCCGAGGACGCCGCCATGGCGTACGACCGCGAGGCCTTCAAGCTCCGCGGCGAGAACGCCAAGCTCAACTTCCCCGACCTGTTCCTCGGCAAGGGCCGCGTCGGCGGGAGCGGCCGCACCAGCGCCAGCGCGGCGGCGTcgtgctcctcctcttcctcgtccGCTCCGCCGACGCCCGACGACAATCACACGAAGCAAGCTCAGCAGCATGACGGTGAACAACAGCCGTGCAACAGCGAAGCGAAGCCTCTGCTCCCGGAAACAGAGCAAGGAAAGAGCTCCGAACCCGAGCCAGATCCTCAGCTCCAGTCGGCCGGTCACCAAGGCGGTGACGGCAACGCGGTCATGTTTCAGCCGTCGGTGGCGTCGGGCGGCGTGTGGGGTCCCGCCGACGAGGCGTGGTTCAGCGCCTGGGGCCCGGGCAGCTCCGTGTGGGACTACGACATGGACAACGCCGACGGCCTCTTCCTCCAGTCTCGCTTCGCCAGTGAGGCGACCAGCATGGACTACGTGTCCAGCGCGCCGGCAGCCCCGGCGGCACCGGCAGTAGGCACCGCCGTGGCCTCCGCTGCCtccctttctcctcctcctcctcctcgtcctcctcctccccgcAGTCCAACCTACATGTGGAAGGACTGA